One Polaribacter sp. KT25b DNA segment encodes these proteins:
- a CDS encoding IPExxxVDY family protein — MQIHSLGLEDLSEDEYTLIGIHTALEDFKLAYLLNKNLSTSFQKAIEDLIIEDLQIKACFSIFNCSIKKYDFDWFLIANSSKRENKTASNELLLTSETKTYLIQEKKKVDFFIKIAGDLEYNILSKTVDKIKKIDQVITCYLIDKNTLKSKDFLIF, encoded by the coding sequence ATGCAAATTCATTCATTAGGTTTAGAAGATTTATCTGAAGATGAATATACCTTAATTGGTATTCATACAGCATTAGAAGATTTTAAGTTAGCCTATTTATTGAATAAAAACTTAAGTACCAGCTTTCAAAAAGCTATAGAAGATTTAATTATTGAGGATTTGCAAATAAAAGCATGTTTTTCAATTTTTAACTGCTCTATTAAAAAATATGATTTTGACTGGTTTTTAATTGCCAATAGTTCTAAAAGAGAAAATAAAACAGCATCAAATGAACTTCTACTAACATCAGAAACAAAAACATATTTAATTCAAGAAAAGAAAAAAGTAGATTTCTTTATTAAAATTGCTGGAGATTTAGAATATAATATACTGTCTAAAACAGTAGATAAGATAAAAAAAATAGATCAAGTAATAACTTGCTATTTAATAGATAAGAACACGTTAAAGTCTAAAGACTTTTTAATATTTTAG
- the pyk gene encoding pyruvate kinase has product MPNNNRTKIVATLGPAADTKEMLTQLASNGVNVFRINFSHADYEDVRRKVTIIREINKEKGYNVAVLADLQGPKLRVGVMEEDVILEDGDTFTFTTDKCIGTKEKAFMTYQRFPKDVKAGETIMVDDGKLRFEVISTNKENEVVVKVMVGGPLKSKKGVNLPNTAISLPALTKKDKEDAIFAIGLEVDWIALSFVRTPEDLRLLRDLIAQHSEYRIPIVAKIEKPEAVANIDALIPYCDGLMVARGDLGVEIPMEDVPLIQKKLVRRAKRARIPVIIATQMMETMIDNPVPTRAEVNDVANSIMDGADAVMLSGETSVGKFPLKVIQKMTEIIKAVENSRMIKVPQEPPHIRTNRFVTKSICYHAALMANDTDAAAICTLTNSGYTAFQISSWRPRTHVLAFSTDKRILGKLNLLWGVRAFYYDKNLSTDDTVVDINNLVKEKGFVTSGDIIINLASMPAEARGMVNTLRVSEIE; this is encoded by the coding sequence ATGCCAAATAATAATAGAACCAAAATAGTTGCAACCCTAGGTCCTGCAGCTGACACAAAAGAAATGTTAACACAATTAGCTAGTAATGGTGTTAATGTTTTTAGAATTAATTTTTCTCATGCAGATTATGAAGATGTAAGAAGAAAAGTAACAATAATAAGAGAAATCAACAAAGAGAAAGGGTACAATGTAGCAGTTCTTGCAGATTTACAAGGTCCTAAATTACGTGTTGGTGTAATGGAAGAAGATGTAATTCTGGAAGATGGAGACACTTTTACATTTACTACAGATAAATGTATTGGAACTAAAGAAAAAGCTTTTATGACGTATCAACGTTTTCCTAAAGACGTAAAAGCTGGGGAAACTATTATGGTTGATGATGGTAAATTACGTTTCGAAGTAATCTCTACAAATAAAGAAAATGAAGTTGTTGTAAAAGTAATGGTTGGTGGACCTTTAAAGTCTAAAAAAGGTGTAAACTTACCTAATACAGCTATTTCTTTACCAGCTTTAACTAAAAAAGATAAAGAAGACGCTATTTTTGCAATTGGACTAGAAGTTGATTGGATTGCATTATCGTTTGTTAGAACTCCAGAAGATTTAAGATTGTTACGCGATTTAATTGCACAACATTCAGAATATAGAATTCCTATCGTTGCTAAAATTGAGAAACCAGAAGCTGTTGCAAATATAGATGCATTAATTCCTTATTGTGATGGATTAATGGTTGCTCGTGGAGATTTAGGTGTAGAAATACCGATGGAAGATGTGCCTTTAATTCAAAAGAAATTAGTTAGAAGGGCTAAAAGAGCAAGAATTCCTGTAATTATTGCTACACAAATGATGGAAACAATGATCGATAATCCTGTGCCAACAAGAGCAGAGGTAAATGATGTTGCAAATTCTATTATGGATGGTGCAGATGCTGTAATGCTTTCTGGAGAAACTTCTGTAGGTAAATTTCCTTTAAAAGTTATTCAAAAAATGACTGAAATCATTAAAGCTGTAGAAAACTCTAGAATGATTAAAGTACCACAAGAACCGCCTCATATAAGAACAAATAGATTTGTTACTAAATCTATCTGTTATCACGCTGCTTTAATGGCAAATGATACAGATGCAGCAGCAATTTGTACACTAACAAATAGTGGTTATACAGCCTTTCAAATTTCTTCTTGGAGACCAAGAACACATGTTTTGGCTTTTTCTACGGATAAAAGAATTTTAGGGAAATTAAATTTACTTTGGGGTGTTAGAGCTTTTTATTACGATAAAAATCTTTCTACAGACGATACCGTTGTAGATATTAATAATCTTGTCAAAGAAAAAGGTTTTGTTACGTCTGGAGACATCATTATTAACCTAGCATCTATGCCTGCAGAGGCTAGAGGAATGGTAAATACTTTACGTGTTTCTGAAATTGAGTAA
- a CDS encoding CBS domain-containing protein, producing the protein MGIKSFQGKRDESQGKNDEQILVSDYMTTKLITFKAEDSLDHVINLLIKNKISGGPVVDDKNELIGIISETDCIKHISESKYYNMPTDTNNTVGKYMVTDVDTIDKDMNIFDAAFKFISSHRRRFPVVENGKLIGQLSQKDVLKAAIKVKGNTWK; encoded by the coding sequence ATGGGTATTAAAAGCTTTCAAGGAAAAAGAGACGAATCTCAAGGAAAAAATGATGAACAAATTTTAGTTTCTGATTATATGACAACTAAATTAATCACATTTAAAGCAGAAGATTCTTTAGATCATGTAATTAATTTACTAATTAAAAATAAAATTTCTGGAGGCCCAGTTGTAGATGATAAAAATGAGTTAATTGGTATTATTTCTGAAACCGATTGTATAAAACATATTTCTGAAAGTAAATACTATAATATGCCAACAGATACCAACAATACTGTAGGTAAATATATGGTTACCGATGTTGATACGATTGATAAAGATATGAATATTTTTGATGCTGCTTTTAAGTTTATTAGTTCTCACAGAAGAAGATTCCCAGTTGTAGAAAACGGAAAATTAATAGGTCAATTAAGTCAAAAAGATGTTTTAAAAGCAGCAATTAAGGTAAAAGGAAACACTTGGAAATAG
- a CDS encoding HNH endonuclease, translating to MKSFRNESWKAFDLADCNFEKEEILVSNYGRVQKKKKGAEEFKLYKKGIINKFETLSYTNSKNKVRSFYVHRAVAFLFLEKKEDSKFVIHKNHDLTDNYVQNLKWVNQKELTVHQLTNPERKKKLGLKTSAKLSEAKVRVIKKKLLDPNRRTRLRIIASQFGVTTMQLYRIKSGENWGEIEV from the coding sequence ATGAAATCATTTAGAAATGAAAGCTGGAAAGCTTTTGATTTAGCTGATTGCAATTTTGAAAAAGAAGAAATATTAGTATCGAATTACGGAAGAGTTCAAAAAAAGAAAAAAGGAGCCGAAGAATTTAAATTATATAAAAAAGGCATCATTAATAAATTTGAAACTCTTTCTTATACAAACAGTAAAAACAAAGTTAGAAGTTTTTACGTACACAGGGCTGTTGCTTTTTTGTTCCTAGAAAAAAAAGAAGATTCAAAATTTGTTATTCATAAAAACCATGATTTAACAGATAATTACGTCCAAAATTTAAAATGGGTAAATCAAAAAGAACTAACTGTACATCAATTAACAAATCCAGAAAGGAAAAAGAAATTAGGTTTAAAAACGAGTGCCAAATTATCTGAAGCAAAAGTTAGGGTAATTAAGAAAAAGTTATTAGATCCTAATAGAAGAACCAGATTACGAATTATTGCAAGCCAATTTGGAGTAACTACAATGCAATTGTATAGAATAAAATCTGGAGAAAATTGGGGGGAAATTGAAGTGTGA
- a CDS encoding single-stranded DNA-binding protein — protein sequence MSTLRNKVQLIGNLGKNPEIISLESGKKLAKFSLATNESYKNAQGEKVTDTQWHNIVAWNKTAEIIEKYVVKGNEIVIEGKLTSRSYETKDGEKRYITEVVCSELLMLGNNQ from the coding sequence ATGAGTACGTTAAGAAACAAAGTACAGTTAATTGGAAACTTAGGCAAAAACCCAGAAATTATTTCTTTAGAAAGTGGAAAAAAGTTAGCAAAATTTTCTCTTGCAACTAACGAAAGTTATAAAAATGCACAAGGAGAAAAAGTAACAGATACACAATGGCACAACATTGTTGCTTGGAATAAAACTGCAGAAATTATAGAAAAATACGTAGTAAAAGGAAATGAGATTGTTATAGAAGGCAAGTTAACTTCAAGAAGTTATGAAACCAAAGATGGTGAAAAAAGATACATTACAGAAGTTGTTTGTAGCGAACTTTTGATGCTCGGAAATAACCAATAG
- a CDS encoding (2Fe-2S)-binding protein, which yields MPNYTLHINGKERTVTADADTPLLWVLRDELNLVGTKFGCGIAQCGACTVHIDGVATRSCQMQVSILDDVKITTIEGLSEDGKHPVQEAWKEIDVPQCGYCQAGQIMTASAFLSENNNPSEEEIREAMHSNICRCASYNRIEKAVKVAAEKML from the coding sequence ATGCCAAACTACACTTTACATATTAACGGAAAAGAACGAACTGTAACTGCAGATGCAGATACACCTTTGTTATGGGTTTTAAGAGATGAACTCAATTTAGTAGGTACAAAATTTGGTTGCGGAATTGCACAATGTGGTGCTTGTACTGTTCATATAGATGGTGTTGCAACAAGAAGTTGCCAAATGCAAGTTTCTATTTTAGATGATGTAAAAATCACAACAATTGAAGGTTTATCAGAAGATGGTAAACATCCAGTACAAGAAGCTTGGAAAGAAATTGATGTGCCACAATGTGGCTATTGTCAAGCAGGTCAAATAATGACAGCTTCTGCTTTTTTATCAGAAAATAATAATCCATCAGAAGAAGAAATTAGAGAAGCAATGCATAGTAATATTTGCAGATGCGCTTCTTATAATAGAATTGAAAAAGCGGTAAAAGTTGCTGCAGAAAAAATGTTATAA
- a CDS encoding xanthine dehydrogenase family protein molybdopterin-binding subunit, with amino-acid sequence MKSQKKDNFSRRSFLKTSLLASGGMLIGFNLLSACKPEAIMPVDIESLNFNDFNAFIKISDEGYITIFSPNPEIGQGVKTAMPMIIAEELDVEWNKVNVVQGALDTKNFQRQIAGGSQSIRFGWDALRQTGATAKQLLVNAAAAKWNVDATTCKASKGIITNANGDQLGYGDVVKEAALLEVPDNVKLKEIKDFTIIGQEIVNVDIDKIITGKPLFGLDYKTEGMLYASVLRPPAFGQKLESFDATEAKKVKGVIDVITIGDKVRKYVESDKRNWTFTMAETDKVVVIAENTWAAIKGKKALSAIWKSDSELENTAAHDKFLNEILDGKKFNTRREDGNIEQAFSDADKVIEKTYHSPFLPHNCMEPMNFYADVSSEKIHLAGPVQTPEYAAQVVADLLGYDLEKVSVEMTRMGGGFGRRLYGDFVYEAAEISNAIKKPVKLISTREDDMTMGVYRPSIKYRIKASIKDGKVTGYYLKEAAINGNMYGLIPNFFPAGCIPNFKVDTANYKSNITTGAWRAPYTNFLAFAEQSFFDELASELNIDTIQLRLDLLQNVKNTSDKKIEYSGQRMEDTIKLVREKGNWGKTEKGTYQGFSAYYSHNTHVAEIAEIVLKDGFPIVKKVTVAVDCGVVVNPTGARNQVVGGVLDGIGHAMYADFSFKEGKPDSQNFDTYRLIRMQETPKVEVHFVENNLSPTGLGEPGLPPAGGAVANAINAALGQRIYSQPFIKELKNSAVLG; translated from the coding sequence ATGAAATCTCAAAAAAAAGATAATTTTAGCAGAAGAAGTTTCTTAAAAACTTCGCTTTTAGCAAGTGGTGGAATGTTAATTGGATTCAATTTACTTTCAGCCTGCAAACCAGAAGCAATAATGCCTGTAGATATTGAAAGCTTAAATTTTAATGATTTTAATGCATTTATTAAAATTTCTGATGAAGGTTATATAACCATTTTTTCTCCAAATCCAGAAATTGGTCAAGGTGTAAAAACAGCTATGCCAATGATTATTGCAGAAGAATTAGATGTAGAATGGAATAAAGTAAATGTAGTTCAAGGGGCTTTAGATACTAAAAATTTTCAAAGGCAAATTGCAGGAGGAAGTCAATCTATTCGTTTTGGTTGGGATGCTTTAAGGCAAACAGGCGCAACTGCAAAACAGCTATTAGTAAATGCAGCTGCTGCAAAATGGAATGTTGATGCAACTACTTGTAAAGCATCAAAAGGAATAATAACCAATGCAAATGGAGATCAATTAGGTTATGGAGATGTTGTAAAAGAAGCTGCTTTATTAGAAGTGCCTGATAATGTAAAATTGAAAGAAATTAAAGATTTTACAATTATTGGTCAAGAAATTGTAAATGTAGATATTGATAAAATTATTACAGGAAAACCACTTTTTGGGTTGGATTATAAAACCGAAGGAATGTTATATGCTTCTGTTTTAAGACCGCCAGCTTTTGGTCAAAAATTAGAAAGTTTTGATGCAACTGAAGCAAAGAAAGTGAAAGGTGTAATTGATGTGATAACAATTGGTGATAAAGTAAGAAAATATGTAGAGTCTGATAAGAGAAACTGGACATTTACAATGGCTGAAACTGATAAAGTAGTGGTAATTGCAGAAAATACCTGGGCAGCAATAAAAGGTAAAAAAGCACTTTCTGCAATATGGAAATCAGATTCTGAATTAGAAAATACTGCAGCTCATGATAAATTTTTAAACGAGATTTTAGATGGTAAAAAGTTTAATACAAGAAGAGAAGACGGCAACATAGAACAAGCTTTTTCTGATGCAGATAAAGTGATTGAGAAAACATATCATTCGCCTTTTTTACCGCATAATTGTATGGAACCTATGAATTTTTATGCTGATGTTTCTTCAGAAAAAATACACTTAGCAGGTCCTGTTCAAACACCAGAATATGCAGCCCAAGTTGTTGCAGATTTATTGGGTTATGATTTGGAGAAAGTTTCTGTAGAAATGACCAGAATGGGTGGAGGTTTTGGAAGAAGACTGTATGGAGATTTTGTGTATGAAGCTGCAGAAATATCAAATGCAATTAAAAAACCAGTTAAATTAATTTCTACAAGAGAAGATGATATGACAATGGGAGTTTATCGACCTTCCATAAAATATAGAATAAAAGCATCCATCAAAGATGGAAAAGTAACAGGATATTATTTAAAAGAAGCTGCAATAAATGGAAATATGTACGGCTTAATTCCAAACTTTTTTCCTGCAGGATGTATTCCAAACTTTAAAGTAGATACCGCAAATTATAAAAGTAATATTACAACAGGAGCTTGGAGAGCACCTTATACCAACTTTTTAGCATTTGCAGAACAAAGTTTCTTTGATGAATTAGCATCAGAATTAAATATTGATACCATTCAATTGCGTTTAGATTTATTACAAAATGTAAAAAATACTTCTGATAAAAAAATAGAATATTCTGGTCAAAGAATGGAAGATACTATTAAGTTAGTGCGTGAAAAAGGAAATTGGGGCAAAACTGAAAAAGGAACTTACCAAGGGTTTTCTGCTTACTATAGCCATAATACGCATGTTGCAGAAATTGCAGAAATTGTTTTAAAAGACGGATTTCCAATTGTTAAAAAAGTAACAGTTGCTGTAGATTGTGGAGTTGTAGTAAACCCAACAGGCGCAAGAAACCAAGTTGTAGGTGGAGTTTTAGACGGAATTGGTCATGCAATGTATGCTGATTTTTCTTTTAAAGAAGGAAAACCAGATTCCCAAAATTTTGACACATATAGATTAATTAGAATGCAAGAAACACCTAAAGTTGAAGTTCATTTTGTTGAAAATAATTTATCTCCTACAGGTTTAGGAGAACCAGGTTTACCACCTGCAGGTGGTGCAGTTGCCAATGCAATTAATGCAGCATTAGGACAAAGAATTTACAGTCAGCCTTTTATTAAGGAACTTAAAAATAGTGCCGTTTTAGGATAA